From Garra rufa chromosome 19, GarRuf1.0, whole genome shotgun sequence, the proteins below share one genomic window:
- the barhl1b gene encoding barH-like homeobox 1b, with product MEASTNGSSFGIDSLLSHRPGSPVIAKGDTLVGECRSPLEFSPRSDLESGCSSPPSPRRECGEDAAQRQGHPLGLASHLQHGPISAGSQPRTVTSSFLIRDILADCKPLAACAPYSSNGQPTQETGRLASKIADDFIEKIHSNSSSDSEYKVKEEGDREISSSRDSPQVRLKKPRKARTAFTDHQLAQLERSFERQKYLSVQDRMELAASLNLTDTQVKTWYQNRRTKWKRQTAVGLELLAEAGNYSALQRMFPSPYFYPQSLVSNLDPGAALYLYRGPSAPPPALQRPLVPRILLHGLQGANEPPPLPPLSGVLPRPTPPR from the exons ATGGAAGCGTCCACCAACGGCTCCAGTTTTGGAATCGACTCCCTGCTATCCCACAGGCCCGGAAGCCCAGTCATCGCGAAAGGGGACACCTTAGTAGGAGAATGCAGGTCCCCGCTGGAGTTCAGCCCCAGGTCAGACTTAGAGAGCGGTTGCTCTTCTCCTCCGTCCCCGCGGCGGGAGTGCGGTGAGGATGCGGCGCAAAGACAGGGTCATCCGCTCGGACTCGCGTCCCATTTGCAGCACGGCCCGATCTCCGCTGGATCGCAACCTCGGACTGTCACTTCATCCTTCTTAATAAGAGACATTCTGGCTGACTGTAAACCGTTAGCGGCGTGTGCTCCTTACTCCAGCAACGGCCAGCCGACTCAGGAGACGGGGAGACTGGCGTCTAAAATCGCAGACGACTTCATTGAAAAGATCCACAGCAACTCATCGTCAGACAGTGAATACAAAG TGAAAGAGGAGGGCGACAGGGAGATATCCAGCAGCAGAGACAGCCCGCAGGTTCGCCTCAAGAAGCCACGGAAAGCGCGGACCGCCTTCACTGACCATCAGCTCGCCCAGCTGGAGCGCAGTTTTGAGCGTCAGAAGTATCTGAGTGTGCAGGACAGGATGGAGCTGGCAGCTTCTCTCAACCTGACCGACACGCAGGTCAAAACCTGGTACCAGAACAGGAG GACAAAGTGGAAGAGGCAAACGGCGGTCGGACTGGAATTGTTAGCGGAGGCTGGAAATTACTCCGCGCTGCAAAGGATGTTCCCCTCGCCGTATTTCTACCCTCAAAGCCTGGTGTCGAATCTGGACCCTGGAGCAGCGCTCTACTTATACAGGGGACCTTCGGCGCCCCCGCCGGCGCTGCAGCGTCCTCTCGTTCCCCGGATTCTTCTGCACGGTCTCCAAGGCGCCAACGAGCCGCCGCCTCTGCCCCCCCTCTCCGGTGTGTTACCCAGACCGACACCACCACGATGA